Proteins encoded by one window of Porphyromonas vaginalis:
- a CDS encoding DUF2752 domain-containing protein: MPATNGHNKALLALLGCMLVGGVVLYLYTPESLQIPRCPFLQLTGWQCPGCGSMRGIHALLHGDLGRVLQLNVLLIPALIYFVLLVMLELTRPHSLRAERLYRRFSGRTASWIIFAIIVAWGIGRNLI, translated from the coding sequence ATGCCCGCAACGAACGGACACAATAAAGCACTGCTCGCTCTATTAGGCTGTATGCTGGTAGGGGGAGTGGTGCTTTACTTATATACCCCCGAGAGCCTGCAGATACCGCGCTGCCCCTTCCTGCAGCTCACGGGGTGGCAATGCCCAGGCTGTGGCTCCATGCGAGGCATTCACGCATTGCTCCATGGCGACTTAGGACGGGTGCTACAGCTCAACGTCCTGCTCATCCCAGCTCTGATCTACTTTGTCCTCCTCGTGATGTTGGAGCTGACCCGTCCTCATAGTTTGCGAGCTGAGAGACTCTACCGCCGCTTCTCAGGCCGTACCGCCAGTTGGATCATCTTTGCGATCATCGTCGCATGGGGTATAGGTCGTAATCTGATCTAA
- the leuS gene encoding leucine--tRNA ligase: MDYNHHDIEQSAQRIWQDADIYRVEIDRDKPSYYVLDMFPYPSGAGLHVGHPLGYIASDIYARYKRLQGYNVLHPMGYDAFGLPAEQYAIQTNRHPEETTRVNIARYREQLDNIGFGFDWSRQVVTCDPEYYKWTQWAFIQLFHHYYDTATDRAESIDKLVKHLEAHGTEGCTAYSSTPLELTAEEWQAASEAERSEWLMHYRLAFLGESVVNWCPELGTVLANDEVSDGVSERGGYPVVQRKMKQWSLRVSAYAERLLAGLDQLDWSDALKEMQRNWIGKSVGASVTFKASTARGELPIEIFTTRPDTLYGVTFMVLAPESSLVADLTTGEQREAVEAYLDRTKRRTERERQADHSVTGVFTGSYAQHPLTGEQIPIWVSDYVLAGYGTGAIMAVPAHDSRDFAFARHFDLPIRQVVLPKGGEASDPSTWSESLDSKEGELINSPLLNGKPVSEAIDYMCHYLDEHGLGKKWINYRLRDAIFSRQRYWGEPIPIYYKEGVPHTLPLDKLPLTLPEVDKYLPTESGEPPLGRAKHWCTEEGYPYELCTMPGFAGSSAYYLRYMDPHNKSALVSSEANSYWRQVDLYIGGTEHATGHLIYSRFWNKFLYDLGVVCEDEPFKRLVNQGMIQGRSNYVYRIKGTNQFVTYSQREQYDVTQMHVDIHLVQNDVLDQEAFRQWRDDLHDATFITEADGSYLCGSAVEKMSKSMFNVINPDEIIDQYGADTLRMYEMFLGPLEQSKPWDTNGIDGVYRFLKRVWSLYHDGEGQLAVSAEAQASREELRTIHKLIQKITQDIERLSFNTSVSAFMIAVGELQKAQTTSLEVLRPLVILLSPFAPHIAEMLWQEMRATCSSETLSAESIVTAAWPQCDESLIAEDSVRYPVSFNGKVRFNLELPASLSKEQIEEQVLAHADTIKWIDGKPLKKVIVVPGRIVNIVL, from the coding sequence ATGGATTACAATCACCACGACATAGAGCAGTCGGCTCAGCGCATCTGGCAGGATGCTGATATTTATCGGGTAGAGATAGACCGAGACAAGCCTTCGTACTACGTACTCGACATGTTTCCCTATCCCTCGGGAGCGGGACTACATGTGGGGCACCCGCTAGGCTACATTGCTTCTGACATTTACGCTCGCTATAAGCGTCTGCAGGGGTACAACGTGCTGCATCCGATGGGGTACGATGCCTTCGGCCTGCCAGCTGAGCAGTACGCTATCCAGACGAATCGCCACCCTGAGGAGACGACGCGGGTCAACATCGCTCGCTACCGTGAGCAGCTGGACAATATTGGCTTTGGCTTTGACTGGAGCCGTCAGGTGGTCACTTGCGATCCTGAGTATTACAAGTGGACGCAGTGGGCTTTCATACAGCTTTTCCACCATTACTACGACACGGCCACCGATCGTGCCGAGTCTATCGACAAGTTGGTCAAGCATCTCGAGGCGCATGGCACAGAGGGCTGTACCGCTTACAGCAGTACGCCACTGGAGCTAACGGCTGAGGAGTGGCAAGCAGCGAGCGAAGCGGAGCGGTCGGAGTGGCTGATGCACTACCGCTTGGCTTTCCTTGGGGAGAGTGTGGTCAACTGGTGTCCTGAGCTCGGTACCGTCCTCGCTAATGACGAGGTGAGCGACGGCGTGAGCGAGCGTGGTGGCTACCCAGTAGTGCAGCGCAAGATGAAGCAGTGGAGCCTCCGTGTCTCTGCTTATGCGGAGCGTCTGCTGGCGGGTCTGGATCAGCTCGACTGGAGCGATGCGCTCAAGGAGATGCAGCGCAACTGGATCGGTAAGTCGGTCGGAGCGTCGGTTACCTTTAAGGCTAGCACCGCTCGTGGTGAGCTGCCTATCGAGATCTTTACGACCCGTCCCGACACACTCTACGGAGTCACCTTCATGGTGCTAGCTCCCGAGAGTAGCCTGGTAGCAGACTTAACTACAGGAGAGCAACGTGAGGCTGTCGAGGCATACCTAGATCGTACGAAGCGCCGCACGGAGCGTGAGCGCCAGGCAGATCACTCGGTGACGGGTGTCTTCACGGGCTCCTACGCACAGCACCCGCTCACGGGTGAGCAGATCCCGATCTGGGTCAGCGACTATGTGCTAGCGGGCTATGGCACGGGCGCTATCATGGCGGTGCCAGCGCACGACTCGAGAGACTTTGCTTTCGCACGGCACTTTGACTTGCCGATACGTCAGGTTGTTTTGCCAAAGGGTGGCGAAGCGTCCGACCCGTCCACTTGGAGCGAAAGCCTCGACAGCAAAGAGGGCGAACTAATCAACTCGCCGCTCCTCAATGGCAAACCAGTCTCCGAGGCGATCGACTATATGTGTCACTACCTCGATGAACACGGTCTGGGCAAGAAGTGGATCAATTACCGTCTGCGTGATGCCATCTTCAGTCGTCAGCGCTACTGGGGCGAGCCGATACCTATATATTATAAGGAGGGCGTGCCGCACACGCTACCACTCGACAAGCTTCCACTGACCCTTCCCGAGGTGGACAAGTATCTCCCCACGGAGAGTGGTGAGCCTCCTCTCGGGCGTGCTAAGCATTGGTGTACTGAGGAGGGCTATCCCTACGAGCTCTGCACGATGCCAGGCTTCGCTGGGAGTAGTGCTTACTACCTACGCTATATGGATCCGCACAATAAGTCTGCATTGGTCTCGTCCGAAGCTAATAGCTACTGGCGCCAAGTGGATCTCTACATTGGCGGTACTGAGCATGCTACGGGTCACTTGATTTATAGCCGCTTCTGGAATAAGTTCCTCTATGACCTCGGGGTCGTCTGCGAGGATGAACCGTTTAAGCGCTTGGTCAACCAAGGAATGATCCAGGGACGCTCTAACTACGTCTACCGCATCAAGGGGACAAATCAGTTTGTAACCTACTCGCAGCGTGAGCAGTACGATGTGACGCAGATGCACGTGGACATACACTTAGTGCAGAACGACGTACTCGATCAGGAGGCGTTCCGTCAGTGGCGTGACGATCTCCACGACGCCACCTTCATCACTGAGGCGGACGGCAGTTATCTCTGTGGCTCTGCTGTGGAGAAGATGAGTAAGTCGATGTTTAACGTGATCAACCCTGACGAAATCATCGATCAGTATGGTGCCGATACGCTCAGGATGTACGAGATGTTTCTCGGACCTCTGGAGCAGAGCAAACCGTGGGATACAAATGGTATCGATGGGGTGTACCGCTTCCTCAAGCGTGTCTGGTCGCTCTACCACGACGGGGAGGGGCAGCTCGCTGTCTCAGCCGAGGCTCAGGCAAGCCGCGAGGAGCTCCGCACCATCCATAAGCTGATTCAGAAGATCACGCAAGACATCGAGCGACTCTCCTTCAACACCTCCGTTTCAGCCTTTATGATTGCTGTGGGCGAGCTACAGAAGGCGCAGACCACCTCGCTAGAGGTGCTACGCCCCTTGGTGATCCTCCTCTCGCCCTTTGCCCCCCATATCGCGGAGATGCTGTGGCAGGAGATGCGCGCTACATGCAGTAGCGAGACGCTCTCAGCCGAAAGCATCGTTACGGCCGCCTGGCCCCAGTGTGACGAGTCGCTCATCGCTGAGGACTCGGTACGCTATCCTGTCAGCTTCAATGGTAAGGTGCGCTTTAACCTTGAGCTCCCCGCCAGTCTCTCCAAGGAGCAGATCGAGGAGCAGGTGCTGGCGCATGCCGATACGATCAAGTGGATCGACGGCAAGCCCCTCAAGAAGGTGATCGTCGTGCCGGGGCGCATTGTCAACATTGTGTTGTAA
- a CDS encoding 2-oxoacid:ferredoxin oxidoreductase subunit beta — protein sequence MIETNSNLEKGTLRFAPKDFKNASPVKWCPGCGDHGVLAAVHKAMAELDIAPDETVVVSGIGCSSRLPYYMSTFGFHTVHGRGAAVATGVKVARPDLTVWLMSGDGDSLAIGGNHFIHAVRRNVDINEVLFNNRIYGLTKGQYSPTSPRGLVTKSSPYGTVEDPFEPAELVMGARGNFFARSLDVDQPTLTACLLAGAKHKGFAVTEVLVNCMIFNNGAHAAISDRAVRADKTIVLQHGEKMLFGEDKQRGLVLDGFKLRAVTIGEDGYTLDDVLTHDAHEPNPFLHMMLAAMNGADGLPVAMGVIRDVEGPTYDWAVQDQIDQQKAKNKVRTLRELLMTEDTWEIK from the coding sequence ATGATTGAAACAAATAGTAATCTAGAGAAGGGCACACTACGCTTTGCCCCCAAGGATTTCAAAAACGCATCACCCGTCAAGTGGTGCCCAGGTTGTGGCGACCACGGTGTCCTAGCTGCTGTCCATAAGGCGATGGCTGAGCTAGACATAGCTCCCGATGAGACGGTCGTCGTCTCAGGTATCGGCTGCTCCTCGCGACTACCTTATTATATGAGTACTTTCGGCTTCCACACCGTACATGGTCGTGGTGCTGCCGTTGCTACGGGCGTCAAGGTGGCTCGTCCAGACCTCACCGTATGGCTGATGTCTGGCGATGGCGATAGCCTCGCTATCGGTGGTAACCACTTCATCCATGCCGTACGACGCAATGTGGATATCAATGAAGTCCTCTTCAACAACCGCATCTACGGACTGACCAAGGGACAGTACTCGCCTACATCGCCTCGTGGACTCGTCACCAAGAGTTCGCCTTACGGCACTGTCGAGGATCCCTTCGAGCCAGCCGAGCTGGTCATGGGTGCTCGTGGCAACTTCTTCGCACGCTCACTCGACGTCGATCAGCCTACGCTCACCGCTTGCCTACTGGCAGGTGCTAAGCACAAGGGCTTTGCAGTCACAGAGGTACTGGTGAACTGTATGATCTTCAACAACGGTGCACACGCTGCTATCAGCGACCGAGCCGTACGTGCTGACAAGACGATCGTCCTGCAGCATGGCGAGAAGATGCTCTTCGGTGAGGACAAGCAGCGCGGTCTCGTGCTAGACGGCTTCAAGCTGCGTGCTGTGACGATCGGCGAGGATGGCTACACGCTCGACGATGTGCTGACACACGATGCGCACGAGCCTAATCCCTTCCTACACATGATGCTTGCCGCTATGAACGGTGCTGACGGGCTCCCCGTCGCTATGGGTGTCATACGTGATGTCGAGGGCCCGACCTACGACTGGGCTGTCCAAGATCAGATCGATCAGCAAAAGGCAAAGAACAAGGTACGCACACTCCGTGAGCTACTCATGACGGAGGATACTTGGGAGATCAAGTAA
- a CDS encoding putative transporter yields MDSLRAFLNELFVIPSVPQSIIVISLVSLVGLLLARIRIARISLGVTFVFFVGILLSYWGITLEARTLDFAMNFGLILFIYALGLQVGPAFFPSLKKGGIRDNIDSLLIVLVDLAFVVGLFFVSELPISQWVGILSGATTNTPALAAAQSSLPSVGTEGQSMLAEMALACAITYPFGVVGVILALYVLAPLAKKRAKGQSDDEEHAAFFSEYEVKNMGVVGKTISEVSRVAETPFVISRIWRDGKALSPDSSTQLLEGDRLLIVSDEREVPRLELFFGKKVEKDWNRSDIDWDSVDQSLVSRRLVLTRKEYNGVRLSALHLRNDYGVNVTRIDRAGIELLTSPDLHLQLGDRMTVVGTKEATDAVAAKIGNEIKDLDAPNLLGLFIGLFISVFVGMIPFYIPGVSLPIRLGLAGGGIIIGILMGAFGPRMHVTTYITNSASLLVRQLGLILYLGCLGLSSGAGFFDILFSTRGLVWLGYGALLTVLPILLVGWYMLRRKRGDYAIMCGVVCGSMANPMALEVVGDRLKGSRHTVAYATVYPLGMFVRIITAQLLILLFV; encoded by the coding sequence ATGGATAGTCTGCGAGCTTTTCTCAACGAACTCTTCGTAATACCATCGGTGCCTCAATCGATTATTGTGATCTCACTAGTCTCTCTGGTGGGATTGCTCTTGGCTCGTATTCGTATAGCCCGTATTTCACTGGGGGTGACTTTTGTTTTCTTCGTCGGTATCCTGCTCTCTTACTGGGGTATCACGCTAGAGGCGAGGACGCTAGACTTTGCGATGAACTTTGGGCTGATCCTCTTTATCTACGCCCTCGGTCTTCAGGTGGGACCAGCTTTCTTCCCCTCACTCAAGAAGGGTGGCATACGGGACAACATCGACTCGCTCCTCATTGTGCTGGTCGACTTGGCATTCGTCGTGGGACTCTTTTTCGTCTCGGAGCTACCCATCAGTCAGTGGGTAGGCATCCTGTCGGGTGCTACGACCAATACACCTGCGCTAGCTGCGGCTCAGAGTAGCTTGCCAAGCGTCGGGACTGAGGGGCAAAGCATGCTGGCTGAGATGGCGCTGGCGTGTGCAATCACCTATCCCTTTGGTGTGGTGGGTGTCATACTAGCCCTCTATGTACTCGCCCCCTTAGCCAAGAAACGTGCCAAGGGGCAGTCTGATGATGAGGAGCATGCTGCTTTCTTTAGCGAGTACGAAGTGAAGAATATGGGGGTGGTCGGCAAGACTATCTCGGAGGTTTCACGGGTTGCTGAGACGCCTTTTGTGATCAGTCGTATATGGCGTGACGGTAAGGCGCTGTCTCCCGACTCCTCGACACAACTACTAGAGGGTGATCGCCTGCTGATCGTTTCGGACGAGCGGGAGGTGCCTCGGCTGGAGCTATTCTTTGGTAAGAAGGTGGAGAAGGATTGGAACCGCTCCGACATTGACTGGGATAGTGTGGATCAGAGTCTCGTATCGAGGCGACTCGTACTCACACGCAAGGAGTACAACGGCGTGCGCCTTAGTGCTTTGCACCTGCGCAATGACTACGGGGTCAATGTGACACGTATCGATCGTGCGGGCATCGAGCTGCTCACATCGCCCGATCTGCACCTGCAACTAGGAGACCGCATGACCGTGGTGGGGACCAAAGAGGCTACCGATGCTGTTGCAGCAAAGATTGGCAACGAGATCAAGGACTTGGATGCTCCCAACTTGTTGGGGCTTTTCATCGGCCTTTTCATCAGCGTTTTCGTTGGTATGATACCTTTCTATATCCCTGGTGTGAGCTTGCCTATACGACTGGGGCTGGCTGGTGGCGGTATCATCATCGGTATCCTCATGGGAGCCTTCGGGCCTCGTATGCATGTGACCACTTACATCACCAATAGTGCCAGTCTGCTGGTGCGACAGCTGGGACTGATCCTTTATCTGGGCTGTCTGGGACTCTCGTCGGGTGCTGGCTTCTTTGACATCCTCTTTAGCACACGTGGCTTGGTATGGCTCGGCTATGGTGCCTTGCTGACGGTGCTCCCGATCCTGCTGGTCGGCTGGTATATGCTACGTCGCAAGCGGGGTGACTACGCCATCATGTGTGGTGTGGTGTGTGGTAGCATGGCGAACCCGATGGCTCTGGAGGTGGTCGGCGACAGGCTGAAGGGCAGCAGACATACGGTCGCTTACGCCACGGTTTATCCGCTCGGCATGTTCGTCCGTATCATCACCGCACAGCTACTCATCTTACTCTTTGTATAG
- a CDS encoding outer membrane beta-barrel family protein has protein sequence MQQVSGSVLMATNRSPVPFANVHAITQRGEQLDTLSQVSDHIGRFIFTLEEGREYRFVATFIGMECQEVTILPEEYGTDRPVVILMQESTTELDEVRVVAARPLFKVDIDRIAYSVKDDPSAQSSTLLDMLRKVPLVTVDGQDNIQVKGSSSFKIYMNGKPSKMMDQDPSTVLRSIPASLVQNIEVITDPGVKYDAEGVGAILNIVTESKEEMEGLAGSVTVGTHYTNKKVGGNGSLSLTGKKGKFGFSGSYNFNYMPHTTQTVLTTRTSDVALSHSDASTGNNAKVHMGNLSASYDISPRDLLSANLSLMRVNSLSLSKVTSHDYAPQDLTMAAPISTTTYDSSTKSLYSTIETSVDYQHSTDLQGELLTLSYRYAGNPTEADELMSINYLIPTERLLQQQTINRGNLHEHTGQIDYVRPFGQMHTLETGVKYIARLGNTDPTYLFRVGSEGEWNSGGAFDQKIASAGAMRYRQQIIGAYASYALHVGVFGFKTGVRGEYGLNNIYYPNNPSDNFKNQFLDWVPEVNLSYNFSPTQQIGFAYRFNVARPNIMQLNPTRNQGSPYEIQYGNPNLENEHRHSGTLSFSTFSNRFMLQASLIGQLCNNAIGVYNFADPSNPKLIHFTWGNIGRNWSTILTLYSSYMPTLWLRIMGGGMYGYHSFESFGKINSTANIYAWKNGGWGGQLWFQAMFTLPKSWSATLSGGYVQQGVALNMDNYNLWWNNVNISKKFLKDLLTVGAYVQNPFTPVMRLNIHGHGPGNNVTTIVSRSNFSVGINLTYNFGQMKQNVSKARHTIVNDDLSTGSNNTNGQGGGITESVK, from the coding sequence ATGCAACAAGTATCTGGCTCCGTATTGATGGCGACCAATCGCAGCCCAGTACCCTTTGCCAACGTCCACGCCATCACTCAGCGAGGTGAGCAGCTCGACACGCTCAGCCAGGTGAGCGACCACATTGGCCGCTTCATCTTCACCTTAGAGGAGGGGCGCGAGTACCGCTTCGTAGCCACCTTTATCGGGATGGAGTGCCAAGAGGTAACGATACTTCCCGAAGAGTACGGCACCGATCGGCCCGTAGTGATCCTGATGCAGGAGAGCACTACTGAGCTGGACGAAGTGCGGGTCGTAGCCGCCCGTCCACTCTTCAAGGTGGATATAGACCGCATAGCCTATAGTGTCAAGGACGACCCCTCGGCTCAGAGCTCTACCCTCCTCGATATGCTGCGCAAGGTGCCACTCGTGACCGTTGATGGGCAAGACAATATACAGGTCAAGGGTTCCTCATCCTTCAAAATCTATATGAACGGCAAGCCATCCAAGATGATGGATCAAGACCCCTCCACCGTGCTACGCTCCATCCCCGCCTCTCTGGTGCAGAACATCGAGGTGATCACCGACCCCGGCGTGAAGTACGATGCTGAGGGAGTAGGTGCCATCCTGAACATTGTGACCGAGAGCAAGGAAGAGATGGAGGGACTGGCAGGCTCTGTGACTGTAGGCACCCACTACACCAACAAGAAGGTAGGCGGCAATGGTAGCCTATCCTTGACTGGCAAGAAGGGGAAGTTTGGCTTCAGCGGCTCGTACAACTTCAACTACATGCCCCACACCACGCAGACCGTCCTAACCACCCGCACCTCCGACGTTGCGCTCAGCCATTCCGATGCCAGTACTGGCAACAACGCCAAGGTACACATGGGCAACCTATCCGCCTCGTACGACATTTCGCCCCGCGACCTCCTCTCGGCGAACCTCTCCCTGATGCGGGTCAACAGCCTATCCCTCTCCAAAGTTACCAGCCACGACTACGCTCCGCAGGACCTTACTATGGCTGCCCCCATCAGCACTACCACGTACGACTCCTCCACCAAGTCGCTCTACAGCACCATCGAGACCTCGGTGGACTACCAGCACTCCACCGATCTGCAGGGCGAGCTGCTCACCCTCTCCTACCGCTATGCTGGCAACCCCACAGAGGCTGATGAGCTAATGAGCATAAACTATCTCATACCCACTGAGCGACTACTCCAGCAACAAACTATCAACCGAGGCAACCTCCACGAACATACTGGACAAATCGACTACGTACGCCCCTTCGGGCAGATGCACACCCTCGAGACTGGTGTGAAGTACATCGCCCGCCTTGGCAATACAGATCCCACCTACCTATTTCGTGTAGGAAGTGAAGGCGAATGGAACTCAGGAGGAGCCTTCGACCAGAAGATTGCCTCAGCTGGAGCGATGCGATACCGTCAGCAGATCATCGGAGCCTATGCCTCTTATGCTCTTCATGTTGGAGTCTTTGGCTTCAAGACGGGCGTGCGTGGGGAGTATGGACTAAACAATATCTATTACCCAAACAATCCATCGGACAACTTCAAGAACCAGTTCCTCGACTGGGTGCCAGAGGTCAATCTCTCGTACAACTTCTCACCAACGCAACAGATCGGCTTCGCATATCGCTTTAATGTAGCACGTCCCAATATCATGCAACTTAATCCGACACGCAATCAAGGAAGTCCCTATGAGATCCAGTACGGGAATCCCAACTTGGAGAATGAGCATCGCCACTCGGGCACACTTTCCTTCAGCACCTTTAGCAATCGATTCATGCTACAAGCATCGCTCATCGGTCAACTATGCAACAATGCTATAGGCGTCTACAACTTCGCAGACCCCTCGAATCCTAAACTGATCCACTTCACTTGGGGCAATATCGGGCGCAACTGGAGCACCATCCTCACACTCTACAGTTCCTACATGCCTACCCTCTGGCTACGCATCATGGGAGGAGGGATGTATGGCTATCACTCCTTCGAGTCCTTTGGCAAGATCAACAGCACTGCGAACATCTATGCATGGAAGAATGGAGGCTGGGGCGGCCAGTTGTGGTTTCAGGCTATGTTCACACTCCCCAAGAGTTGGTCTGCCACCCTCTCAGGAGGCTACGTACAGCAAGGTGTAGCACTCAATATGGACAACTACAACCTCTGGTGGAACAACGTCAACATCAGCAAGAAATTCCTCAAGGATCTCCTCACCGTAGGTGCCTACGTGCAGAACCCCTTCACGCCTGTAATGAGACTAAACATACATGGGCATGGACCAGGCAATAACGTGACAACTATAGTCTCTCGCAGTAACTTCAGCGTCGGCATCAACCTAACCTACAACTTCGGTCAGATGAAACAGAACGTTTCGAAGGCTCGCCACACAATCGTCAATGACGACCTCAGTACAGGAAGCAACAACACGAATGGTCAAGGTGGCGGAATTACGGAAAGTGTTAAGTAA
- a CDS encoding phosphatase PAP2 family protein has protein sequence MRRLTLLTLVLLLLLRPCNWTVAQSNSSDTLALSLDTLAPSPDPLSVLLPGALFAAYPLHHSDVAIRTTRHSLLGTRWRNHYDDHMQFASYGLQLAMRCGGATGRSRTWGEMLTADAIGALGTATIVLSVKSGVQRMRPDGSTANSFPSGHTATAFLGAELFNLEYGADYPLLSHLQYLFATSVAFGRMANNRHWYSDVLWGGLIGVSMAHVGYLMSDLIFGRYTPAVGREIPDDYFYLSLLCSRHLSGGAGCVGAQLGWQTASLNYAAELSLRPDKEHPTLHGDLLVGVPLYQWRYLELRHSYGLGIGYDKAAGEQSYAHLQAGLEAYPRLRYLDKLGLFLRLHCEPYRQSYLTLGVSLRHRYL, from the coding sequence ATGCGACGTCTTACGCTTCTTACCCTCGTCCTCTTACTCCTCCTACGCCCTTGTAACTGGACAGTGGCGCAGAGTAACTCATCAGATACACTAGCCCTTTCGCTAGATACGCTAGCTCCTTCGCCCGATCCCCTCAGCGTGCTACTCCCTGGAGCTCTCTTTGCGGCATATCCACTACATCATAGTGATGTAGCTATCCGTACGACTCGTCACTCACTCCTAGGTACTCGCTGGCGTAATCACTACGACGACCACATGCAGTTTGCCTCCTATGGACTACAACTGGCTATGCGCTGTGGTGGCGCCACGGGACGCTCTCGCACATGGGGTGAGATGCTGACAGCCGATGCTATAGGTGCCCTAGGAACCGCCACCATCGTCCTATCAGTCAAAAGTGGGGTACAGCGCATGCGTCCCGATGGATCTACGGCTAATAGCTTTCCCTCGGGACACACCGCGACAGCCTTCCTCGGAGCCGAGCTTTTTAACCTAGAGTATGGTGCCGACTACCCGCTGCTGTCTCATCTGCAGTACCTCTTTGCCACTTCTGTCGCATTCGGACGCATGGCCAATAACCGTCACTGGTACTCTGATGTCCTCTGGGGCGGACTCATAGGAGTTTCGATGGCACATGTGGGCTACCTCATGAGCGATCTCATCTTCGGGCGCTACACGCCAGCTGTAGGTCGAGAGATCCCAGACGACTACTTCTACCTATCACTCCTGTGCAGTCGCCACTTGTCGGGCGGTGCTGGCTGTGTCGGCGCGCAGCTTGGCTGGCAGACCGCTTCTCTCAACTATGCTGCAGAGCTCTCACTACGACCTGACAAGGAGCACCCCACACTCCATGGCGATCTCCTTGTGGGTGTGCCCCTCTACCAGTGGCGATACTTAGAGCTACGACACAGCTATGGCCTCGGTATCGGCTACGACAAGGCTGCGGGAGAGCAGAGCTATGCTCATCTGCAGGCAGGTCTCGAGGCCTATCCTCGACTACGCTATCTTGACAAGCTGGGACTCTTCCTCCGGCTCCACTGCGAGCCTTATCGTCAGAGCTACTTGACGCTAGGAGTCTCGCTACGTCATCGCTACTTGTGA
- a CDS encoding YitT family protein: protein MTQALAVPNSNRAKAWYFVHDFFFIVLGVCLYVLGWAGFVLSQEIATGGLAGVTTIIQIATNIPAFIPYNIINVGLLIVSIIFLGWRYSVKTLIGVILMGIAIPIGQALFGDPNTEVYHNLSHWLTDNIPNVGPLLREERFMAVIIGGILCGSGLFLVFHVNGSTGGTDVIVSLFNKYTTLSLGRAMILIDATIVTTSYFVNVYISGKDPQLGAELLTFSIVEVVFCAMTLDYWTNSNKHSIQLFIFSKKYKEINEAITQRLHRGCTLVHADGGYSQEEMRILMVVTRKAQLQSINRIIKEIDPDAFVSEGTVHGVYGRGFDNLK from the coding sequence ATGACTCAAGCTTTAGCAGTTCCCAATAGTAATCGAGCGAAAGCGTGGTACTTCGTCCACGACTTCTTTTTTATCGTACTCGGTGTCTGTCTCTATGTACTCGGCTGGGCGGGCTTCGTCCTCTCGCAGGAGATCGCTACGGGCGGACTAGCGGGTGTTACGACCATCATACAGATCGCTACAAATATCCCCGCCTTTATCCCTTATAACATCATCAACGTCGGGCTACTGATTGTTTCGATCATCTTCTTAGGATGGCGTTACTCCGTCAAGACCCTCATCGGGGTCATCCTGATGGGTATAGCCATTCCTATCGGTCAAGCTCTTTTTGGAGATCCTAATACAGAGGTGTACCACAATCTGAGCCACTGGCTCACAGACAACATACCTAATGTAGGGCCTCTGCTCAGAGAAGAGCGCTTTATGGCGGTTATCATCGGTGGTATCCTGTGCGGTAGTGGCCTCTTTCTGGTCTTCCACGTGAATGGCAGTACGGGTGGTACGGATGTCATTGTATCCCTCTTTAACAAGTACACAACGCTCTCACTGGGGCGCGCTATGATCCTGATCGATGCGACGATCGTGACCACCTCTTACTTTGTCAATGTATATATATCGGGCAAAGATCCACAGCTCGGTGCCGAGCTACTCACCTTCTCAATCGTGGAGGTAGTCTTCTGCGCTATGACGCTCGACTACTGGACCAATAGCAATAAGCACTCGATACAGCTCTTTATCTTCAGCAAGAAGTACAAAGAGATCAACGAGGCTATCACCCAGCGCCTGCACCGTGGCTGTACACTCGTGCATGCTGACGGAGGCTACTCGCAGGAGGAGATGCGTATCCTCATGGTAGTCACCCGCAAGGCTCAACTACAGAGCATCAATCGTATTATCAAGGAGATCGACCCCGATGCGTTCGTCTCGGAGGGGACTGTGCATGGGGTCTACGGACGAGGCTTTGACAATCTGAAGTAA